The genomic interval cactcttacctttttcttacgctgacctcctatttatagagtttcttTAATGGGCTTTCCACCTTACTTTTGTACTTTCTTtctacacctttttattatttacacacCCCCTCATGCAGGTTTCTATCTTAATTGGgccttattataataatatttatattttgttttattcttttatctATAACCTTTCAGCTTTCGGtctaaacctctcggttttagtcTATCACCTCTTGGTTGTTTAGTATTTAATTCTCGGTCTAAACCTCTCGATTTTAGACTaccagtataaaaatataagaaaaatacaaataatttttaaaattaaaagtaattaaatattaatatttattagggtatagatttaaaaaaaacattttccatgtttaaaatgtataaatgaAGGTTAGaggagagaagagaagagaagagaagaggagAGGAGAGAGGGATGGAAAAGATAGAGAGAGAGGGAGTGTcggtggaagaggaagaggaagaagaagcggaAGCCTCAGTGGAGATATGGAAGTACATATTTGGATTTGTGGAAATGGCAGTGGTGAAATGTGCGATAGAGCTTGGGATAGCTGAAGCCATAGAAAAGCATGGAAGGCCGATGACACTGTCGGAGATATCATCAGCTATAGGCTGTGATCCTTCTCTTCTCAAGCGCATAATGAGGTTCCTCGTGCGCAGAAAGATATTCAAACCCGTCACCAATGGCTATTCACAGACACCTCTCTCTCGCCGTTTCATCAGAGAAGGAAAACAGAGCATGGCCGCTTTACTTCTGCTCGAGAGCAGTCCTGTGATGCTCGCGCCATGGCACAGTCTAAGCGCTCGCGTCATGGCCAACGGCCGTCCATCATTTCAGAACACTCACGGCGAAGACGTGTGGCGCTTTGCCGCCGCAAATCTTGACCACAGCAACCTCATCAACGAAGGGATGGCATGCGATACTAAGCTTGTTATTCCTGTGATCATCCGAAGCTGTAGCGAGGCGTTTGATGGCGTGGAGTCCGTGGTGGACGTGGGTGGGGGCAACGGCAGCGCCATGCGCATCCTCCTTGAGGCTCTCCCTTCCATTCGAGCCATGAATTTCGATCTTCCCCATGTGATTGCCCAGGCCCCTCCCTGCGATGGCCTCCAACACGTGGCAGGCAACATGTTCGAGAGTGTTCCTGAAGCCGACGCTGTTTTTCTCAAGGTACGTTACTCTTAAGGTTATGTATTATGgcaattaatatataatataatataatagaaaGAAATGCAGTGGGTTTTGCACGACTGGTCGGACGAAGAGTGCATCGAAATCTTGAAGAAGTGCAGGGAAGGAGTGTCGAAGGAGAAGGGGAGGGTGGTGATCGTGGAGGCGGtgattgaagaagaagaagaaggtagCAAGCTGGCTGACGTAGGAGTTGTTCTTGACATGGTTATGATGGCTCACACTAACTTTGGGAAAGAGCGGACTCTGAAAGAGTGGGAATATGTTATCAAAACGGCAGGGTTTAGCTCATTCACCGTCAAACCAATTCACGCTGTGCAGTCTGTTATTTTGACTTTCTACTGATCCTCTTTCCCAACCAATCAAACAAAACtcctttattatataaataaataaataaataaaacacatCCTATCTATGCATTATTATGTCTTCTTCTATTCTTAGCCCTCATCTCTTTACTTTATCTCATCTTATTATTCATCTTCTTCGATAATAAATACTCACTTTTATTTATGTATGGATTAACTCtattttatctcttcttattaTTCACCTTCTTTCATAATAAATagattttcacaatttataCATGTACTTATATACGTAATAAAACCCTTTTACACAAGATCGGTATAATTTTAATCTAAATGTTCTCTTGGATAACTTTATTTTGGgctattcaaattttaaaaacgtgttatcatttaaaatagaatAGATGTATTCAAAACTGTGACTTCGCTATCAATCTTTAAAaggatttttcaaaatcaaaactTTTAAGATGTATATGGAATATTTTTTGTAAACTAAGGGTAATAAAATTAAGCTAAATAGAGAAATTTAAACAACAAGTAAATGaatggatttttttaaaaagagtaAATAACAAGATACTTAAATACAGAAAAATGATAACCAAGAAACGTAGAAGTCAAAAGCAACTAAATAGCAGAAACGCAGATATAAAATTTgtcataatttataatattagtaattttatataaactgtcaatttatctattaattattataataatttcaatatatatatatatatatatatatatatatatatatatatatatacttattgTCATCTATAATTCTTTTATGAACCAATAACCTTATATGTATAGGTAGCAAGTATGTTCATACTAAAAAGCCGTATAAAAAACGTAATAATGATAAAttatcaaaaatttaaaatcgaTATGCattgataaatatatattttacctAACTTTgtagtttatttttctcatcAAAGAAGAACACAATGTTTATTAGTAAAAtgtaccaatttttttttaatatttgagagaaaaattaagaaagaagaataattttttctttaattacatGATTGTGTGTTGTTAATTTTATtctcttttcatattttattttagttataaattattatattgttaTTGTGACACCTAACATCATCCTTATCAAATACCAATTTatcttattcattttaaaacactttttgTCTAGATAGAATATGTTTATTACACAAGTGAGTAAAACATACATATATTGGGTTCAtccaatttaatataattattcaattattatcAATAGTCTCACATATACTGACTAATTTAAAtgcaatttattttcttaactcTTCGAGAAACACATTTTAAAGTCAAAATCTTAATGtaactgagtttcaaatagacaatatatgtataatatttttctgGACTCTGTTATTTGAGGGGAAGATACAAGATCACTATAAGAGAAAAAGTATTTATATAAGTTAATAGATAAATAGTATAACAAATGTTAATTTATGGGTTATGTTCTCATGCAAACAAGCAACCAGCTCCTcctttagagaaaaaaaaagctgCTTATAGGTAAATTTCAGAAGAGAAAAAATAAGGAGAAAAAAGGTTTTTGAATGTTTTGACACTTGGCACCAAAAGaaagtttttgaattttgattgtATGACATCGCATTGTACATTCAACATCTCATCACATGTCTAAAAAATGGTATACAATATCCTCTAATTTCTTTTACACTCACCCGCAATGATTTATCTCCCTTCCTCCTAAATTTAGTAAACCTCTATATCTATCTAGAATATAAATTCTTATAAAATCTCAAGCTTTTTCGTAGAATAAAATGTATGCCTCACAGCGAAGAACTTCATCAAGGGAAACTTCACGCACATATGCATCACTTGCCTGATACCATGTGGAAGTGGAACCCTCATTCTCTTTCCCACTGTTCCTGTGCCCCCCTCTCACATAGGCAACATAGTGACCTCCTCTCATTGTTCCCGAATGCTCCACTAAACCAACCAATTGGTATTCATACTTCTCTTCAATTATGCACCTGCTTTAATAGAATTGGGAGTGAATTACAAGCCAGAACATCAGTATAAAGtactaaacaaacaaaaaactaGACTTCCAATCAAAACTGCATTTACAAATCCAAACTGTTAGCAATTGAAATTATGCGAAATTGTCTCCAAAATATTTCCTTGTGCTAAAATTCAAAAGACAATTCACAGATAATGCTAATTTTCAAAGTATAGAACACTGGGGTCCAATACATATGCACCCCTtcttaaaatagtttaaaagccTTACAATTTTCATATGATAATGACCATTGCAGAAAATATGCTTAAAGAGGGATTAAACTGCATAAGGGCAAAGGACATAAAAAACATAGACGTCTGGCTACCACGATAGTGAAGGAGCTCACCAACAACAACCAATGTTGATGGACAACATCAACCACCACGATGAGGTAGAGCAGCTACTTACAACCAAGACAACAGCAGGGTTTTGGGTAGAAGGAGGATACTTGCTTTCAATGGAAGAAAGGGTTCTGTTGtgcttcaaaatattttaaatgatttcaatTTCTAAATAATTGTTTAATATGTATAGTATTATTTTATATGAGTGTATAATGTGTCTAGTCAACAGTAGAAGTTGGCTTGGCTAACTCTCTTGGCCAGTGTCCAAGAGGTATATAAGTTTCTAAGTGACTAGTCAAGAGAAGGTGTTGGCTTGGATCACTCTCTAGCCAGTGTCCAAGAGGTCTCTGAGCcgaaaataaattagtttttaattgcGACAGGTAAAGGGGATTTGAGACATGCTCAAGGCAGGTGGAAGAAGTGCCAGTGCTGAATAGTATCCAACACGCTGATATGCCATTCTCAAGGGGTAGAATTGCGCACTTATTAATTGTTCAAACTTCAAACAAGATCTAGAAAAGTAACAAATTACCTGGGATCAATATATGGTCTAATATCCATTTTTTCTCTGAAATTGACATGGCCATTTAATTTACTTAAGCGACCACGAGCATCTTGGCTGAATCTCTTCAAATGAATCGTCAAGACAGGCGGAGCTTTATATATGAGGACCCTCTTGGTTGCATCCCTCTTCACTTTCACACTGTTGGAGTCCGCATCCTCCGACTCATTGTTATCATTATCTATCATCGGAGAATTTCTTTGGACATTTTCTGCAGTACACGAATCAGCATCTAAATTACTGCAGCTTTCTTCATCGCAAACATTATGAAACCTTGACGACTGTAACTCATCATTATGAGTACCTTCCATTTCGAATGCCCCACTGTCCCTTTCATTAAGGACTAAACTAAGCTCATCCCTTTGACCATTTTCAAGCTTTGTGTCATGTTTATCCCGTGAGACTAAACTTTCTATGTTTTGGTGATTTTTTATGCTACCATTTCCATTGGTTCTGACATTAACAGAACAAGAATTAACTGCATGCCGTGGTTCATCATGAATACCAGACTCGTTTCCATCAGATACAGCTCTTGCCTGCTTTTCTTTTTCCATCTTTTGACGGAGAACTTTTGAACAATTCTCACAATGCCAAGCATTTTCATCCGAGAGAAGCTCAGGTTTTATAAAATGTGCCAAGCAACTCTCTACAGAGACAGGAGAATCTGTGTCATCTACTTCATCTGGATCGGACTCACTATTACTTCCAATGATAAAACTAGCTTCCATGCCCTCACTACATGAAGATGGTCTAGGAGCAGGCCCAGCAACAACTTCAGGCTCGTTGAATAAGTCACCAAAGCCATCAAACTCCAATTCTTCTGGACGACCACCCAAAACTGACGAGGAGGCCTCGCCATCTCCTCCTATGAGCTCAGCAGCCGAGGAACTTTCTTCTTTGTATGGAAGTAACAGCACTTCTGAATCTTGAACTTGTAATGGAACCTCATCTTCCCATCCATTTGCTGAAGAAAATTCGGGTCTTAGGTTCTGATCATCCTTAGGGAAACAAACAGGACCATTGGACTCACTGCTGGGCTGTCCACGGAATTCGTTTGAACATTCATCTTTGCTCTCAGTATCCTGTACCACTGGAGCATCCTCCTTTTGGGAAATAAAATCACACTCATGTATCATTGTTCCAGCTTCCACATAATCCAACCATGAAAAATCTTCTGATGTTTTCATTGCACCATTTTCAAGAACTTGCTTACGTTGAGGCTCTCCAGCAATAACCAAATTAGATGAAGACAACTCCTCTTTATTAGCCACGCTGTTTATTTGTTCAGAACCTAACAATGTCGAATAACCAGAAGAAGTTCCCATCTCTCCGGCAGCTGACTGATCAGGGCAATATGATTGGTGGCTGGTTAATTGGCTTGATAGAGTTTGAACAGGTGAGGGATCAGTATCCCTGTTAACTTTTACTCGAGTTTTTCCTCCTTTTTTTGCTGGAAGTTTACCTTTCTTGGTTCGAGGTACTTGTTGGGCCTTCCGAAGAGGAGGTTTCTTAGTTGGAACAGAAAGTGAAAGATCTAAAAAAGGTTCATACACTGTTGAGAAATGCCCACATTCTATGCAGCATACAGTACTTGATATCTGACCCCCAAATAAAGCATCAACTAACGTATTGGAAGAGGTCCCATCtctctttggaaaaccattCTGCTTTCTTCCAGCCAGTTCTTCAGTACTTAAACCATCGAGTAAACAACGGAGCAATTCATGACTGTCATGCTGCTGATATCCTCGAAATTGGGGAGACTTAGAACAGACACAGCCAAAAAAGGATCTAGGATTTATAACATTTTTCAATCCTGATACAGGGTTTGTTTCAGTGAAAAGCTTCTTCAAGGAACTAATAAGTGGCCCGACTGGAGCATCTAACTTTAGAAAGTCGTCCCGCAATCTATTCATGGCCAGCAGATTTTGCATGACTGAATTGAAGAAGCAAGTATTCCCCAGATTAAGCATACCTCTAACTACATAACCACCTTGTACAGTCGAATCATTTGTGAACAGAGCTCTTGACTTAATATCCGAAGTAATACTGCCATCCCCAGCGGAAACGTCTTCAATATCCACTGAAGATTTTTCTTGTGATCGTCCTTTCAACAATTTCACAACATCAGAAAGAAGATGACTCGATTCATCAGTTTTTTCAATATTATCAACTTGAATAAGCATGCTGCAAGGAAAACACCAACACAGTTGAGGCTTATCAAAATGAACCACCAAGTGGTGACGGTTTTTCCTCGCATGCCCTACGACATGGCAGTGAGGGGTTATTGGTAGCCCCACGCCTCCACAGGTATACTGACCACACTCCAAACAAACCCATATAGACTTTGTCTCAGATTTTGAATCTAGTGATGCACCACCTTTCTTCTTCCCATGTTTACCTTTTCCTTTACCACTCCTTCTATCAGTGGCACCTTCTATACAATCTTCACACCTTACGGATCCACAAGACTCAACCTTGGTGGACAATCTGCTTAAATTAACACCTTTAACGAGATGAGGGCAAAGTTTTGTCTCTTTTGGAATCAACACGCCCTCGTCAACAGACTCGACGGTCGGGTTGGTTGATTCAATAACCTTTTTTGGCAAATGGGTAGCAACCACCTTCTCCTTGGCAGAACCACGACTCTTCTTTCTGACTTTCTTGCCCATCAGTTCCTGTAATCGAACACAAATCAATAAGCTCGGGAAGCATACAACAGAGAGGAAAACAGATATCCAGTCcctattatattaaaaaacaacaTATGATACCCGTTGTTCACATGCAATACACCCGGTGGAATAAAAATAGAGAATTTCAAGTGTGCTAGATACGCGAAAGACAGCAAAGTAATGTAATGCAAATGTTTAGGTTTCGGAGTATTCAAAACACCGAAAGAATTCAATTGAAGATCAGAGGGATGAAGGGCGGATTCAGATATAAGTGAAATAAATTTACCAAGATATATAGAGAAACAGATTGGGATACATTGATAAATGAATGAGAAGGCGAGTGGAATAATGCAGAGATGCAGAAGTTGGAAGCATCAGATCGAAATTATGGGAGGATAAAGATAGTGTGatagaaagaaaatatgaaTCGATGAAtcgtaaaaaaataaataatagtagAAAGGAAGTACCTGCGAGTGAGTGGAAGCGAGTCGAAAAGGGGTGGAAGCTTGAGTGAAGGCGAGTGAGTTAGTGAGAATacagaaagagagagaaattgAATAAGAGATAGAaatgaatgaagaa from Phaseolus vulgaris cultivar G19833 chromosome 1, P. vulgaris v2.0, whole genome shotgun sequence carries:
- the LOC137815317 gene encoding acetylserotonin O-methyltransferase-like isoform X1, which codes for MEKIEREGVSVEEEEEEEAEASVEIWKYIFGFVEMAVVKCAIELGIAEAIEKHGRPMTLSEISSAIGCDPSLLKRIMRFLVRRKIFKPVTNGYSQTPLSRRFIREGKQSMAALLLLESSPVMLAPWHSLSARVMANGRPSFQNTHGEDVWRFAAANLDHSNLINEGMACDTKLVIPVIIRSCSEAFDGVESVVDVGGGNGSAMRILLEALPSIRAMNFDLPHVIAQAPPCDGLQHVAGNMFESVPEADAVFLKKEMQWVLHDWSDEECIEILKKCREGVSKEKGRVVIVEAVIEEEEEGSKLADVGVVLDMVMMAHTNFGKERTLKEWEYVIKTAGFSSFTVKPIHAVQSVILTFY
- the LOC137815317 gene encoding acetylserotonin O-methyltransferase-like isoform X2, producing the protein MEKIEREGVSVEEEEEEEAEASVEIWKYIFGFVEMAVVKCAIELGIAEAIEKHGRPMTLSEISSAIGCDPSLLKRIMRFLVRRKIFKPVTNGYSQTPLSRRFIREGKQSMAALLLLESSPVMLAPWHSLSARVMANGRPSFQNTHGEDVWRFAAANLDHSNLINEGMACDTKLVIPVIIRSCSEAFDGVESVVDVGGGNGSAMRILLEALPSIRAMNFDLPHVIAQAPPCDGLQHVAGNMFESVPEADAVFLKWVLHDWSDEECIEILKKCREGVSKEKGRVVIVEAVIEEEEEGSKLADVGVVLDMVMMAHTNFGKERTLKEWEYVIKTAGFSSFTVKPIHAVQSVILTFY
- the LOC137815319 gene encoding ubiquitin carboxyl-terminal hydrolase 2 isoform X1, with the protein product MGKKVRKKSRGSAKEKVVATHLPKKVIESTNPTVESVDEGVLIPKETKLCPHLVKGVNLSRLSTKVESCGSVRCEDCIEGATDRRSGKGKGKHGKKKGGASLDSKSETKSIWVCLECGQYTCGGVGLPITPHCHVVGHARKNRHHLVVHFDKPQLCWCFPCSMLIQVDNIEKTDESSHLLSDVVKLLKGRSQEKSSVDIEDVSAGDGSITSDIKSRALFTNDSTVQGGYVVRGMLNLGNTCFFNSVMQNLLAMNRLRDDFLKLDAPVGPLISSLKKLFTETNPVSGLKNVINPRSFFGCVCSKSPQFRGYQQHDSHELLRCLLDGLSTEELAGRKQNGFPKRDGTSSNTLVDALFGGQISSTVCCIECGHFSTVYEPFLDLSLSVPTKKPPLRKAQQVPRTKKGKLPAKKGGKTRVKVNRDTDPSPVQTLSSQLTSHQSYCPDQSAAGEMGTSSGYSTLLGSEQINSVANKEELSSSNLVIAGEPQRKQVLENGAMKTSEDFSWLDYVEAGTMIHECDFISQKEDAPVVQDTESKDECSNEFRGQPSSESNGPVCFPKDDQNLRPEFSSANGWEDEVPLQVQDSEVLLLPYKEESSSAAELIGGDGEASSSVLGGRPEELEFDGFGDLFNEPEVVAGPAPRPSSCSEGMEASFIIGSNSESDPDEVDDTDSPVSVESCLAHFIKPELLSDENAWHCENCSKVLRQKMEKEKQARAVSDGNESGIHDEPRHAVNSCSVNVRTNGNGSIKNHQNIESLVSRDKHDTKLENGQRDELSLVLNERDSGAFEMEGTHNDELQSSRFHNVCDEESCSNLDADSCTAENVQRNSPMIDNDNNESEDADSNSVKVKRDATKRVLIYKAPPVLTIHLKRFSQDARGRLSKLNGHVNFREKMDIRPYIDPSRCIIEEKYEYQLVGLVEHSGTMRGGHYVAYVRGGHRNSGKENEGSTSTWYQASDAYVREVSLDEVLRCEAYILFYEKA
- the LOC137815319 gene encoding ubiquitin carboxyl-terminal hydrolase 2 isoform X2 — its product is MGKKVRKKSRGSAKEKVVATHLPKKVIESTNPTVESVDEGVLIPKETKLCPHLVKGVNLSRLSTKVESCGSVRCEDCIEGATDRRSGKGKGKHGKKKGGASLDSKSETKSIWVCLECGQYTCGGVGLPITPHCHVVGHARKNRHHLVVHFDKPQLCWCFPCSMLIQVDNIEKTDESSHLLSDVVKLLKGRSQEKSSVDIEDVSAGDGSITSDIKSRALFTNDSTVQGGYVVRGMLNLGNTCFFNSVMQNLLAMNRLRDDFLKLDAPVGPLISSLKKLFTETNPVSGLKNVINPRSFFGCVCSKSPQFRGYQQHDSHELLRCLLDGLSTEELAGRKQNGFPKRDGTSSNTLVDALFGGQISSTVCCIECGHFSTVYEPFLDLSLSVPTKKPPLRKAQQVPRTKKGKLPAKKGGKTRVKVNRDTDPSPVQTLSSQLTSHQSYCPDQSAAGEMGTSSGYSTLLGSEQINSVANKEELSSSNLVIAGEPQRKQVLENGAMKTSEDFSWLDYVEAGTMIHECDFISQKEDAPVVQDTESKDECSNEFRGQPSSESNGPVCFPKDDQNLRPEFSSANGWEDEVPLQVQDSEVLLLPYKEESSSAAELIGGDGEASSSVLGGRPEELEFDGFGDLFNEPEVVAGPAPRPSSCSEGMEASFIIGSNSESDPDEVDDTDSPVSVESCLAHFIKPELLSDENAWHCENCSKVLRQKMEKEKQARAVSDGNESGIHDEPRHAVNSCSVNVRTNGNGSIKNHQNIESLVSRDKHDTKLENGQRDELSLVLNERDSGAFEMEGTHNDELQSSRFHNVCDEESCSNLDADSCTAENVQRNSPMIDNDNNESEDADSNSVKVKRDATKRVLIYKAPPVLTIHLKRFSQDARGRLSKLNGHVNFREKMDIRPYIDPRCIIEEKYEYQLVGLVEHSGTMRGGHYVAYVRGGHRNSGKENEGSTSTWYQASDAYVREVSLDEVLRCEAYILFYEKA